The following are encoded in a window of Spirochaeta cellobiosiphila DSM 17781 genomic DNA:
- a CDS encoding molybdopterin cofactor-binding domain-containing protein gives MAWDEELYARLRGERESSNDIKTPIEIKIVRSDIMKGRLTEIQWGAIPRGIEIITARDIEGSNLLSFPFGNIPLLADEEISYLGQPLALVCGEDEAYLNDFINQIKIITEKSIADYFSKTPMESQIFHSRLWERGDVNEAFSKAHQQIEGEYRIPTQVIVPSTRICCTGTIQDNILSISYPNGWPEIANDVISKAIGYDKNQITISHCHERLPWDSDIWFTHLLGALTSLAVTKTKRSCRLALSFQEAWYFGPRRIPAVFHMKTALNEDNKITAMEVHCSVDIGAFDLLGQEVLDRMLLASMGVNFIKNVRLYGQVVKTSTLPKTPCIGFGTVQGSFAREMHHNRIAEHIHQDGWNYTKDIINKTGHRFIGGAYIKEEGSHLSVMEQTVEQSDLFRKFYAYELTRKRRLTPHQEGAFLRGIGFSSGYQGNGFLKNFPLSGTIDITLNSTGIEISPEPNRWNPFLSEQLIQDGKAIFEMNDDNIYYKNKKECDLGPQIGGRSISIIYNQIKQGFGNIQKKRFREALPISISKRYRRSSKRVYDGERMTGLPFHDLAWGSAVVEVEVDPIGMEIIIKAIWLTVDPGQVLNRKQARDSLFASTIAALSWALYEDPLTQNPDSFEQIYGKNQPPVHIFFKHSDKKKPKSLSALPWILIPAALTTAVNQALGVKLDSLPLTAENIKKQLEKS, from the coding sequence ATGGCATGGGATGAAGAACTGTATGCCCGCCTTAGGGGGGAACGAGAGAGTAGTAATGACATTAAAACTCCAATAGAAATAAAAATAGTTCGCTCAGACATAATGAAAGGAAGATTAACAGAAATCCAGTGGGGAGCTATTCCCAGAGGGATTGAGATTATCACAGCTCGGGATATTGAAGGATCAAACCTCCTCAGCTTTCCCTTTGGAAATATTCCCCTATTGGCAGATGAAGAAATCTCCTATTTAGGCCAGCCACTTGCCCTTGTTTGTGGAGAAGATGAGGCTTATCTTAATGATTTTATTAACCAAATCAAAATTATAACAGAAAAATCCATAGCTGATTATTTTTCAAAAACGCCTATGGAATCTCAAATATTCCATTCTCGACTCTGGGAAAGAGGTGATGTTAATGAGGCTTTTTCAAAAGCACATCAGCAGATAGAAGGTGAATACAGAATACCAACCCAGGTGATTGTTCCCTCAACAAGAATATGCTGTACAGGTACAATACAAGATAACATACTGTCCATCAGCTACCCCAATGGATGGCCTGAAATCGCTAATGATGTGATAAGCAAGGCTATTGGATATGATAAAAATCAGATAACGATAAGCCACTGCCATGAACGTTTACCATGGGATTCCGATATATGGTTTACCCACTTGTTAGGAGCATTAACATCATTGGCAGTGACAAAAACAAAACGCTCCTGTCGTTTAGCCTTAAGCTTCCAGGAAGCATGGTATTTTGGTCCTCGTCGTATACCTGCTGTCTTTCATATGAAAACAGCTCTAAATGAAGATAATAAAATCACAGCCATGGAAGTCCATTGTTCTGTTGATATAGGAGCTTTTGATTTATTAGGACAGGAAGTTCTCGATCGTATGCTTCTAGCCTCTATGGGTGTAAATTTCATTAAAAATGTTAGACTCTATGGGCAAGTGGTAAAAACCTCTACCCTTCCCAAGACTCCCTGTATTGGTTTTGGAACAGTACAGGGATCGTTTGCAAGGGAAATGCATCATAATAGAATAGCAGAACATATTCACCAAGACGGCTGGAATTACACTAAAGATATTATTAACAAGACAGGACATCGTTTTATTGGGGGGGCTTATATAAAAGAAGAAGGCTCTCACTTAAGCGTCATGGAACAAACAGTAGAACAATCTGATTTATTTAGAAAGTTCTATGCTTATGAATTAACGCGTAAACGTCGTCTGACACCTCATCAGGAAGGGGCATTTTTGAGAGGCATAGGTTTTAGTTCAGGATATCAAGGGAATGGATTTCTAAAAAACTTCCCCTTATCAGGGACAATAGATATTACTCTCAATTCAACAGGTATAGAAATATCACCTGAACCAAATCGCTGGAACCCCTTTTTATCAGAACAACTTATTCAAGACGGCAAAGCTATCTTTGAGATGAATGACGATAACATATACTATAAGAACAAAAAGGAATGTGACCTTGGACCACAGATCGGAGGTCGAAGTATTTCTATTATCTATAACCAGATTAAACAGGGATTTGGAAATATTCAAAAAAAACGTTTCCGAGAAGCCTTACCAATAAGTATTAGCAAGAGATATAGACGCTCCAGTAAGCGGGTTTATGACGGGGAACGTATGACTGGTTTACCTTTTCACGATTTAGCCTGGGGAAGTGCTGTTGTAGAGGTAGAAGTTGATCCTATTGGAATGGAAATCATCATTAAGGCCATTTGGTTAACCGTTGATCCAGGACAAGTATTAAATAGAAAACAAGCAAGAGACAGTTTGTTTGCCTCTACAATTGCCGCATTAAGCTGGGCCCTCTACGAAGATCCTCTGACACAGAATCCGGATTCTTTTGAACAAATATATGGAAAGAACCAACCTCCCGTACATATATTCTTCAAACATAGTGACAAAAAGAAACCAAAATCTTTAAGTGCCTTACCTTGGATACTTATTCCAGCGGCTTTAACAACAGCTGTAAACCAGGCCCTGGGAGTTAAACTTGATAGCCTTCCTCTGACAGCAGAAAACATAAAGAAACAATTGGAGAAATCATGA
- a CDS encoding DegT/DnrJ/EryC1/StrS family aminotransferase, producing the protein MNQNINSVPFARPFIGEDEEAAVLNVLRSGWLTTGKQAIAFEKDMASYINCSHAIAVNSATSGLHLALKALGIQPGDKVLTSVWTFTATAEVIRYLDADPVFVDIEPNGFNLAIDEVKTKLNEHDIKTIIPVHIGGVTCDMEQLTDLKARHAFTILEDAAHSFPCHNEKGQYAGNRGDIGVYSFYANKTITTGEGGMVITNHDDIAEKIKLYRLHGINKDAFNRYTDTKANWEYDVTVPGYKYNLTDIAAALGRVQLQKAETFRQQRQSIANQYNSVFDQYDFLTCPPNGEGNSWHLYAIKLNLSKLNINRNDFINKLKEAGVGTSVHYKPLHMMTYYRNKYGLKDTDFPRATKAFEEIISLPIFHGMDEEEVNYVINSVLSIGKSHYKG; encoded by the coding sequence ATGAACCAGAATATTAATTCCGTACCTTTTGCTAGACCTTTTATAGGGGAGGATGAGGAGGCAGCCGTTCTTAACGTCTTAAGATCAGGATGGTTAACAACAGGAAAACAGGCCATAGCTTTTGAAAAGGATATGGCAAGCTATATAAATTGTAGTCATGCCATCGCCGTTAATTCCGCAACAAGTGGTCTTCATTTAGCACTAAAAGCTTTGGGAATTCAACCTGGAGATAAAGTATTAACTAGTGTTTGGACCTTTACAGCCACAGCAGAAGTTATCAGATACCTTGATGCTGATCCTGTTTTTGTGGATATAGAACCTAATGGCTTCAATCTTGCTATAGATGAAGTGAAAACAAAATTAAATGAACATGACATTAAAACTATTATCCCTGTGCATATTGGTGGTGTTACCTGTGATATGGAGCAATTAACGGACCTCAAAGCTAGGCATGCCTTCACTATATTAGAAGATGCGGCACACAGCTTTCCCTGCCATAATGAGAAAGGGCAATATGCTGGAAACAGGGGAGATATTGGAGTCTATTCCTTTTATGCAAATAAAACGATTACTACTGGTGAAGGGGGAATGGTTATAACCAATCATGATGATATAGCGGAAAAAATAAAACTCTATCGTCTACATGGAATTAATAAAGATGCTTTTAATAGATATACTGATACGAAAGCGAATTGGGAATATGATGTAACAGTCCCTGGATATAAGTATAATTTAACAGATATAGCCGCAGCCTTAGGTCGGGTACAATTGCAAAAAGCTGAAACATTCAGACAGCAACGACAATCTATTGCTAATCAGTATAATTCTGTATTTGATCAATATGATTTCTTAACTTGTCCCCCAAATGGAGAGGGTAACTCATGGCACCTTTATGCGATAAAACTAAATTTGAGTAAACTCAACATAAACAGGAATGATTTCATCAATAAACTAAAAGAAGCAGGTGTAGGGACAAGTGTTCACTACAAACCATTACATATGATGACTTATTATAGAAATAAGTATGGACTTAAAGATACAGATTTCCCTCGAGCAACTAAAGCATTTGAAGAGATCATAAGCCTACCAATATTCCATGGTATGGATGAAGAAGAAGTTAACTATGTTATTAATTCTGTATTAAGTATTGGAAAATCCCACTATAAAGGTTGA
- a CDS encoding polysaccharide biosynthesis protein — MELKKRTILLIGAGFAGRQLLQEIKQKGHLGKALAFVDDDPDKIGTDIDGVPVYGPISQIKTINESVQAEEAIITIPSGSPDDLKRIYNSLQESNFIQIRLLPNVSQIVNGEAHLIQTREIDPQDLLGRPPIFINLKESLSYLRGKRVLITGAGGSIGSELARQLLSGGAERLYLFGHGENSIYLIEKELRLLQKGGVGEKATIVPIIGELRDQDFMDFILTRLKADVIFHCAAHKHVPLMEANPVEAVINNVFGTYHLLKAAEKAKIPKLVLISTDKAVNPNSTYGVSKFFAEQLVLSSGGPNQDFMVVRFANVLGSRGSILPLFKEQILTGGPITITDSRATRYFMTIPEAASLVLQAGGVGQNRDLYLLDMGEPVNIEDLARQMTTFYGFKPEQDIAINYIGLRPGEKLYERLYSSSEEVLPTQYHKLNKIIKKTPQISMDEILEQLKPICFYDPQKTQLYRNRKALRATLNKYVPTLEIPDNEPEY; from the coding sequence ATGGAATTGAAAAAAAGAACCATCCTACTCATTGGAGCAGGATTCGCTGGCCGTCAGCTACTTCAGGAGATTAAACAAAAAGGACATCTTGGTAAAGCCCTTGCCTTTGTTGACGATGATCCTGATAAAATCGGTACTGATATAGACGGAGTCCCTGTCTATGGTCCTATTTCACAAATAAAAACTATAAATGAATCTGTACAGGCGGAAGAGGCAATAATAACAATACCTTCAGGTAGTCCAGATGATTTAAAGCGTATATATAATTCTTTGCAAGAATCAAATTTTATACAAATTCGATTACTTCCTAATGTTAGTCAAATTGTCAATGGAGAAGCGCATCTTATCCAGACAAGAGAAATAGATCCACAAGATTTGCTGGGCAGACCTCCTATATTTATAAACTTGAAAGAAAGCCTTTCCTACCTAAGAGGGAAAAGGGTTTTAATCACAGGAGCAGGTGGTTCCATTGGATCAGAATTAGCCCGTCAATTACTATCAGGAGGAGCGGAAAGGCTGTACCTATTTGGTCACGGAGAAAACAGTATTTACTTAATTGAGAAGGAATTAAGGCTTTTACAAAAAGGTGGAGTTGGAGAAAAAGCCACTATAGTTCCCATCATAGGAGAACTGAGAGATCAAGACTTCATGGATTTTATTCTAACGAGGTTAAAGGCAGATGTTATTTTTCATTGTGCAGCCCATAAGCATGTACCTTTAATGGAAGCTAATCCTGTTGAAGCTGTCATTAACAATGTATTTGGTACCTATCATTTGCTTAAAGCAGCAGAAAAAGCAAAAATACCTAAATTAGTACTAATCTCCACTGATAAAGCAGTAAATCCTAACAGTACCTATGGAGTCAGCAAATTCTTTGCAGAACAATTGGTATTATCCTCAGGAGGCCCAAATCAGGATTTCATGGTTGTTCGTTTTGCCAATGTATTGGGATCCAGAGGTAGTATACTCCCCTTATTTAAAGAGCAAATACTAACAGGTGGCCCCATTACAATCACCGATTCAAGGGCTACCAGATATTTTATGACCATCCCTGAGGCCGCAAGTTTAGTCCTTCAAGCCGGTGGAGTTGGACAAAACAGAGATCTTTATCTGCTCGACATGGGAGAACCCGTAAATATAGAAGATTTAGCAAGACAAATGACCACCTTTTATGGTTTTAAACCAGAACAGGATATTGCCATTAACTATATAGGCTTACGACCTGGAGAAAAATTATATGAGCGCCTATACTCCTCTTCTGAAGAAGTATTACCTACTCAGTATCATAAGCTAAACAAGATAATAAAGAAGACTCCCCAGATATCTATGGATGAGATATTAGAACAACTAAAGCCTATTTGTTTTTATGATCCACAGAAGACTCAGCTGTATCGTAATAGAAAAGCTTTAAGAGCAACACTTAATAAGTATGTACCGACTTTGGAGATCCCTGATAATGAACCAGAATATTAA
- the ligA gene encoding NAD-dependent DNA ligase LigA, with product MTSIELEIDELKIKLKKYQFEYYVTGKPIVSDREYDRLFDRLLELESKYPELKTPDSPTMRVGSDLTHELPEVEHTIPVLSLDKAYSEEEVIKWVEKTERNTGKSLSFVLEEKIDGISIVLYYDRGLLQRAVTRGNGSIGNDVTANVKTIGTVPLSIEYEKPLAVRGEIYLPKSLFAKINKSMEADYANPRNLAAGTIRRIKSSEVAKVPLNIFIYEGFFAEEEALSHVNNLNKLRALGFRLNSRTTIFDHETIGGQFNDLSNIIERMTTERPDLDYEIDGLVLKVDDVQTRESLGYTGHHPRWAIAYKFESPAGITQLIGIDIQVGRTGRITPVGRVEPINIGGATIANVTLHNQSYIDLLELSIGDMVSVSRRGDVIPAVEKVVEKSENSPLWHMPDHCPVCHTPLIQKGAHHFCPNHDCPDQIKGRIRFFVGTDQMDIRNLGPETLDVLLEKGMIKDIQDLYTCDFNSLEGSEGFGSKKIKLIQDGIEASKERHFSTVLASLGIPDLGKRVAQLLVQNGFSDIQNLIQVAREDNWETFASIPGIGEKMAKNFVNAFGEPQLLKQVQALGDAGLQMQSRDAELETRDGIFMEQSWCITGSFEHYQPRSLAETEIKQRGGRIVSSVSSKTTHLLAGEKAGSKLNKARELGLTIVDEQTFLTMIGQE from the coding sequence GTGACATCCATTGAACTTGAAATAGATGAATTGAAGATAAAATTAAAAAAATATCAATTTGAATATTATGTGACAGGTAAGCCTATTGTATCAGATAGAGAATACGATAGGCTTTTTGATCGATTACTGGAGCTTGAAAGTAAATATCCCGAATTAAAAACACCTGATAGTCCTACCATGAGGGTAGGGTCTGATTTAACACATGAATTGCCAGAAGTTGAGCATACCATTCCTGTATTGAGCCTGGATAAGGCCTATTCAGAAGAAGAGGTCATTAAATGGGTGGAAAAGACAGAGCGGAACACAGGCAAATCCTTAAGCTTTGTACTCGAAGAGAAAATCGATGGAATATCAATCGTTCTTTATTATGATAGAGGATTATTACAAAGAGCGGTTACCCGAGGCAATGGTTCTATAGGAAATGATGTGACTGCTAATGTTAAGACAATAGGAACAGTTCCTTTATCTATAGAGTATGAGAAGCCTTTAGCCGTTAGAGGAGAGATCTACCTCCCTAAAAGCTTATTTGCAAAAATTAATAAGAGCATGGAAGCAGACTATGCTAATCCCCGAAATTTAGCTGCTGGTACTATTAGGAGAATAAAGAGTTCTGAAGTTGCCAAGGTTCCTCTCAATATTTTTATTTATGAAGGTTTCTTTGCGGAGGAAGAGGCTCTCAGTCATGTAAATAATCTTAACAAACTCAGGGCTCTTGGCTTTAGACTAAATTCCAGAACGACGATTTTTGATCATGAGACAATCGGCGGCCAGTTTAATGATTTGTCTAATATTATTGAACGGATGACTACCGAACGACCTGATTTGGATTATGAGATTGATGGTCTTGTCTTAAAAGTTGATGATGTACAAACCCGTGAGTCTTTAGGTTACACAGGTCATCATCCACGATGGGCTATTGCTTATAAGTTTGAGTCTCCAGCTGGGATTACTCAACTAATTGGTATTGATATTCAGGTAGGGCGGACAGGGCGTATTACTCCTGTGGGTAGAGTAGAACCTATCAATATAGGTGGGGCGACTATCGCTAATGTAACTCTTCATAATCAATCCTATATTGATCTTCTCGAATTATCTATTGGGGATATGGTGTCCGTTAGTCGAAGAGGGGATGTCATTCCAGCTGTTGAAAAAGTTGTAGAAAAATCTGAGAATTCGCCTCTATGGCATATGCCTGATCATTGTCCTGTTTGTCATACCCCATTAATACAAAAGGGAGCTCATCATTTTTGTCCCAACCATGATTGTCCTGATCAAATTAAAGGACGGATAAGGTTTTTTGTGGGAACGGATCAAATGGACATTCGTAATTTAGGACCGGAAACATTAGATGTCCTATTGGAAAAAGGGATGATTAAAGATATTCAAGACCTTTACACTTGTGATTTTAATTCTTTGGAAGGTAGTGAAGGTTTTGGTTCAAAAAAAATAAAGCTAATTCAGGATGGGATAGAGGCCAGTAAAGAAAGACATTTTTCGACAGTTCTAGCTTCTCTGGGAATTCCTGATTTAGGAAAGCGTGTTGCCCAATTGCTAGTACAAAATGGTTTTTCTGACATACAGAATCTCATCCAAGTAGCCAGAGAAGATAATTGGGAAACGTTTGCTTCTATACCGGGTATAGGGGAAAAAATGGCAAAAAACTTTGTTAATGCCTTTGGAGAACCCCAACTTCTTAAGCAAGTCCAGGCTTTAGGCGATGCTGGTCTTCAAATGCAGAGTCGTGATGCTGAACTTGAGACAAGGGATGGTATTTTCATGGAACAAAGCTGGTGTATCACCGGGAGTTTTGAACATTACCAACCACGTTCGTTAGCCGAGACAGAGATAAAACAACGGGGAGGACGCATTGTTAGTAGTGTCTCATCTAAAACAACACATCTTTTAGCAGGTGAAAAAGCGGGTTCTAAATTAAATAAAGCTAGAGAATTAGGGCTCACTATTGTTGATGAACAGACATTTCTTACAATGATAGGTCAGGAATAA
- a CDS encoding TylF/MycF/NovP-related O-methyltransferase, which translates to MRKKITQWAINILQKQGYGILDPQQYQSDMESSFTPLWAQIQNHTLTSKERAYALYKGIEYLCKANIPGDFVECGVFRGGSSLLAALTLLQHQDTSRQLWMYDTFEGMTPPTSEDKIAFTGQSVSDRYKPDWWAAGEPQVRDLLYTSSYPKDKMKFIKGPVEETLLQSIPSQIGMLRLDTDWYQSTKIELELLYPRLVVGGILIIDDYGHFTGARQAVDEYFQGKMYLSRVDYTGRVLIKGSDMPIHK; encoded by the coding sequence ATGAGAAAAAAAATAACCCAATGGGCTATAAATATATTACAAAAACAGGGATATGGTATCCTTGATCCACAACAATACCAATCGGATATGGAGTCTTCCTTTACTCCGCTGTGGGCACAGATTCAAAATCATACACTAACATCGAAGGAAAGAGCTTATGCGCTTTATAAAGGTATAGAATATCTTTGTAAAGCAAATATACCAGGTGATTTTGTGGAATGTGGAGTCTTTCGTGGTGGGTCTAGCTTATTGGCGGCTCTTACCCTGTTGCAACATCAGGATACCTCTAGACAGTTATGGATGTATGATACGTTCGAGGGGATGACCCCACCTACTTCTGAAGATAAAATAGCCTTCACAGGACAATCTGTTAGTGATCGATATAAACCTGATTGGTGGGCTGCCGGTGAGCCTCAGGTTCGCGACTTACTATATACTTCGTCCTATCCCAAAGATAAAATGAAGTTCATAAAGGGACCAGTTGAAGAAACTCTTCTCCAAAGCATTCCCTCTCAAATAGGTATGCTAAGACTCGATACGGATTGGTATCAATCTACCAAGATAGAATTAGAATTACTTTATCCCAGGCTAGTGGTTGGAGGCATACTTATCATTGATGACTATGGACATTTCACAGGGGCTAGACAGGCGGTAGATGAGTATTTTCAAGGTAAAATGTATCTATCAAGAGTCGATTATACAGGCCGGGTTTTAATTAAAGGCTCTGATATGCCTATACATAAATAA